In Eretmochelys imbricata isolate rEreImb1 chromosome 4, rEreImb1.hap1, whole genome shotgun sequence, a single window of DNA contains:
- the RBM47 gene encoding RNA-binding protein 47 has protein sequence MTAEDSTARMSNDSSNMSTTKVPEGVAGAPNEAALLALMERTGYTMIQENGQRKYGGPPPGWEGLHPPRGCEVFVGKIPRDVYEDELVPVFESVGRIYEMRLMMDFDGKNRGYAFVMYTHKHEAKRAVRELNNYEIRPGRLLGVCCSVDNCRLFIGGIPKMKKREEILEEISKVTEGVLDVIVYASAADKMKNRGFAFVEYESHRAAAMARRKLMPGRIQLWGHQIAVDWAEPEIDVDEDVMETVKILYVRNLMIETTEDTIKKIFGQFNPGCVERVKKIRDYAFVHFTSREDAVHAMNNLNGTELEGSCLEVTLAKPVDKEQYTRYQKAAKGGAAATTTTEVTQQPNYVYSCDPYTLAYYGYPYNALIGPNRDYFVKAGSIRGRGRGAAGNRAPGPRGSYLGGYSAGRGIYSRYHEGKGKQQEKGYELVPNLELSAVNPVAIKPGAVAIPAIGAQYSMFQAAPAAKMMEDGKIHTVEHMINPIAVQQDPASAAAAAAAAAAAAGAVIPAVSTPPPFQGRPITPVYTMAPNIQRIPAAGIYGASYVPFAAPAATTATIATLQKNAAAAAAAAAAYGGYAGYIPQAFPTATIQVPIHDVYQTY, from the exons ATGACAGCTGAGGATTCCACTGCTAGGATGAGTAACGACTCCTCCAACATGTCTACAACCAAAGTTCCTGAAGGTGTAGCTGGTGCACCTAATGAGGCTGCCCTGTTGGCACTCATGGAGCGTACTGGATATACCATGATTCAAGAGAACGGGCAGCGCAAGTACGGTGGGCCTCCAcctggctgggaggggttgcaccCTCCTCGTGGCTGTGAAGTCTTTGTTGGTAAAATTCCTCGCGATGTGTACGAAGACGAGCTAGTGCCTGTGTTTGAGTCCGTAGGACGTATCTATGAAATGCGCCTGATGATGGACTTTGATGGGAAAAACCGCGGCTACGCTTTTGTTATGTACACACACAAGCATGAAGCCAAACGTGCTGTCAGAGAACTGAACAACTACGAAATCCGTCCTGGTAGGCTTCTAGGTGTTTGCTGCAGTGTGGATAACTGTAGACTGTTCATTGGAGGTATACCCAAGATGAAGAAGAGAGAGGAAATACTAGAAGAGATCTCCAAGGTGACAGAGGGCGTGCTAGACGTCATTGTGTATGCAAGTGCAGCAGACAAGATGAAAAATAGAGGCTTCGCCTTTGTGGAGTATGAAAGCCATCGAGCGGCCGCCATGGCCAGGAGAAAGCTGATGCCTGGGAGAATCCAACTGTGGGGCCACCAAATTGCTGTTGATTGGGCAGAACCAGAGATAGATGTTGATGAAGATGTAATGGAGACTGTTAAAATCCTGTATGTGAGGAATTTAATGATTGAAACCACGGAGGATACAATTAAAAAGATCtttggccagtttaaccctggcTGTGTAGAACGGGTTAAAAAAATACGCGATTATGCCTTTGTGCACTTTACAAGCAGGGAAGATGCAGTTCATGCCATGAACAACCTCAATGGCACTGAACTTGAAGGCTCATGCCTGGAAGTTACCTTGGCCAAACCAGTAGACAAAGAGCAGTACACTCGTTATCAGAAAGCAGCtaaaggaggagcagcagcaacaacaacaacagaagtaACTCAGCAACCCAATTATGTTTACTCTTGTGATCCGTATACACTAGCATATTATGGATATCCATACAATGCTCTGATCGGTCCCAACCGAGATTACTTTGTGAAAG CAGGCAGCATAAGAGGCAGAGGGCGAGGTGCAGCTGGCAACAGAGCCCCTGGCCCCAGAGGCTCTTATCTGGGGGGATATTCTGCAGGCCGTGGCATATATAGCAGATACCAcgaagggaaaggaaaacagcaagaaaaaGGATATGAGCTTGTACCCAATTTGGAGTTGTCTGCTGTCAATCCAGTTGCCATTAAACCTGGTGCAG TGGCAATCCCTGCTATTGGGGCCCAGTACTCCATGTTTCAGGCAGCTCCAGCAGCCAAGATGATGGAAGATGGCAAAATCCACACAGTGGAACATATGATCAATCCCATTGCTGTCCAGCAGGATCCAGCCAgcgcggcggcggcagcagcagcagcagcagcggcagcaggaGCTGTTATACCTGCAGTTTCAACCCCTCCACCTTTCCAG GGTCGCCCCATAACTCCAGTGTACACCATGGCTCCAAATATTCAGAGAATTCCTGCTGCAGGGATTTATGGTGCAAGTTATGTTCCGTTTGCAGCTCCTGCTGCAACAACAGCAACTATAGCCACACTACAGAAGAACgccgcagcagcagctgcagctgcagcagcgtATGGAGGATATGCCGGCTATATACCTCAGGCATTTCCTACTGCAACAATCCAGGTTCCAATACATGATGTCTACCAGACATACTGA